The following are encoded together in the Phragmites australis chromosome 19, lpPhrAust1.1, whole genome shotgun sequence genome:
- the LOC133901101 gene encoding uncharacterized protein LOC133901101 isoform X3, which translates to MEPEESSQDAVSQPFVEESSKGKDKAVSQPFKAKSAKGEVKAKSAKGKVRAAERSTRGSFERLKLTGLAGTMGSDPSRMWMGLDKWVLDTREEYHWSSGPQLLLDRVKLSSGLEKGSVRTERFKIPGVRCRQGRERNVVSVQQLARDHGLVTVFEPTGCYVKDKAETIVGQGRSRNGKYVLNYLDITKAQEKGIRDVKTSPDQGSLAGSQPEWERPDKRCWFGQTRLDRHSSMLSHELGGLYFGMRSDFLMDSGACHHVTCKGDVLKAYHADLQIRPPIQSVTIRERHRLFPRALPVDGIGYIDSAGGSLDRVLFVPTSHANLVSVSQLTEDYSVRVVFDEDGFWIEKLETKESIGGGIHHDSIGHDCAYMLTCFNVGAESDWVLDSFAWLHHTSDRRLLYNLQQKAEVMPTAAVDDQLQILEHGSVRTERFKVPKVRYIAGHATRNVISVAQLAYDHGLVTVFEPTGCHVKDKQTGQIVGKGRLSDGTYVLDYLRIGQAQGQVQDVVDASLPPDLQGSQELQGRGPRPQLEWLGEAGRFGRPRSDRAKDPTIAVFQTLPHNQPRTMDFYMASGERHHMTWNGAILMAYHADMHINPPIQYVTGVLPWPRLTVDGIGYIDSKAGSLDRVLFVPSSSVNTVSVSQLTEDCSVRVVFDKDEFWMEKLETKERIGHGRCFGTKYVVARLEVGAASYWVLDSFAWQHHTPDRRLLYDLQEKADDQPQPGGDQLQILGSVRTKRFKVPKVRYIADHAARNAISVVQLADDHGLVTVFEPRFCYVKDKETGQIVGQGRLRNGTYVLDYLRIDQKYDHMGVVQKGEI; encoded by the exons ATGGAGCCGGAAGAATCATCTCAAGATGCCGTCTCACAACCGTTCGTGGAAGAATCATCTAAAGGGAAGGACAAGGCCGTCTCACAACCGTTCAAGGCGAAATCAGCTAAAGGAGAGGTCAAGGCGAAATCAGCTAAAGGAAAGGTCAGGGCCGCGGAGCGATCTACGAGAGGCAG TTTTGAAAGGCTGAAGCTGACGGGCCTGGCCGGGACGATGGGCTCTGATCCTTCCCGCATGTGGATGGGACTCGACAAGTGGGTTCTGGACACCCGCGAGGAGTACCACTGGTCCTCCGGCCCGCAGCTGTTGCTCGACCGCGTCAAACTAAGCAGTGGCTTGGAGAAAGGATCTGTACGGACCGAGCGGTTCAAGATCCCGGGAGTCCGGTGCCGTCAGGGCCGAGAAAGGAACGTGGTTTCTGTGCAGCAACTTGCTCGTGATCATGGTTTGGTTACGGTGTTTGAGCCGACAGGTTGCTACGTGAAGGATAAAGCTGAGACTATCGTTGGGCAGGGCCGCTCACGCAACGGCAAGTACGTGCTGAACTATCTGGACATCACCAAGGCACAGGAAAAG GGTATCCGAGATGTCAAGACCAGCCCTGATCAGGGATCACTAGCCGGCTCACAACCGGAGTGGGAGCGGCCTGATAAGAGATGCTGGTTTGGGCAGACACGACTTGACAGGCATTC CTCGATGTTGTCGCATGAACTGGGAGGCTTGTACTTCGGGATGAGATCTGATTTTTTGATGGACTCGGGCGCATGCCACCACGTGACATGCAAAGGAGATGTTCTAAAAGCCTACCATGCCGATCTACAAATCAGGCCACCCATACAGTCTGTCACGATTCGGGAACGACATAGATTATTCCCTCGCGCTCTTCCAGTTGATGGAATTGGGTACATAGACAGTGCTGGGGGATCGCTTGATCGCGTGCTATTTGTTCCTACCTCGCATGCAAATCTAGTTTCAGTTAGCCAGCTTACAGAGGATTACTCCGTGAGGGTGGTTTTCGACGAGGATGGGTTCTGGATCGAGAAGCTTGAAACCAAGGAGAGCATTGGGGGTGGCATTCATCACGATTCTATCGGCCACGACTGCGCCTACATGTTGACTTGTTTCAACGTAGGAGCAGAGAGCGACTGGGTTCTGGACAGCTTCGCATGGCTCCACCATACCTCCGATCGGCGGTTGCTGTACAACCTCCAGCAGAAAGCCGAGGTTATGCCGACGGCAGCAGTGGACGACCAGCTGCAGATTCTTGAGCATGGGTCGGTACGGACCGAGCGATTCAAGGTCCCAAAAGTCCGCTACATTGCGGGCCACGCAACAAGGAACGTCATCTCAGTGGCTCAGCTGGCTTATGACCATGGCCTGGTTACAGTCTTTGAGCCGACAGGTTGCCATGTGAAGGATAAGCAGACAGGCCAGATCGTCGGCAAGGGCCGCTTAAGCGACGGCACATACGTGCTGGATTATCTGCGAATTGGCCAGGCACAGGGACAGGTACAG GACGTTGTCGATGCAAGCCTGCCCCCGGACTTACAAGGTTCTCAGGAATTACAAGGCCGCGGCCCACGACCGCAGCTGGAGTGGCTTGGTGAGGCAGGCAGGTTTGGGCGGCCACGATCCGACAG GGCTAAGGATCCAACCATAGCTGTTTTCCAGACGTTGCCACATAATCAACCACGCACAATGGATTTTTATATGGCCTCTGGTGAACGTCACCACATGACATGGAATGGAGCTATTCTAATGGCGTACCATGCCGATATGCATATCAACCCACCCATACAGTATGTCACCGGAGTTCTTCCCTGGCCTCGTCTCACAGTTGATGGAATTGGATACATAGACAGTAAAGCAGGATCGCTTGATCGCGTGCTATTTGTTCCTAGCTCGTCTGTAAATACAGTTTCCGTTAGCCAACTTACAGAGGATTGCTCTGTGAGGGTGGTTTTCGACAAGGATGAGTTTTGGATGGAGAAGCTTGAAACCAAGGAGAGGATCGGGCATGGCCGTTGCTTTGGCACAAAGTATGTGGTGGCTCGTTTGGAAGTAGGAGCGGCGAGCTACTGGGTTCTGGACAGCTTCGCATGGCAGCACCATACCCCTGATCGGAGGTTGCTGTACGACCTCCAGGAGAAAGCCGATGATCAGCCGCAGCCTGGTGGGGACCAGCTGCAGATCCTTGGATCTGTACGGACCAAGCGATTCAAGGTCCCAAAGGTCCGCTACATTGCGGACCATGCAGCAAGGAACGCCATCTCAGTGGTTCAGCTTGCTGATGATCATGGCTTGGTTACGGTCTTTGAGCCGAGATTTTGCTACGTGAAGGATAAGGAGACCGGGCAGATCGTTGGGCAGGGCCGCTTACGCAACGGCACGTACGTGTTGGACTATCTGCGAATCGACCAG AAATATGATCATATGGGAGTTGTGCAAAAAGGAGAAATCTAA
- the LOC133901101 gene encoding uncharacterized protein LOC133901101 isoform X2 translates to MEPEESSQDAVSQPFVEESSKGKDKAVSQPFKAKSAKGEVKAKSAKGKVRAAERSTRGSFERLKLTGLAGTMGSDPSRMWMGLDKWVLDTREEYHWSSGPQLLLDRVKLSSGLEKGSVRTERFKIPGVRCRQGRERNVVSVQQLARDHGLVTVFEPTGCYVKDKAETIVGQGRSRNGKYVLNYLDITKAQEKGIRDVKTSPDQGSLAGSQPEWERPDKRCWFGQTRLDRHSSMLSHELGGLYFGMRSDFLMDSGACHHVTCKGDVLKAYHADLQIRPPIQSVTIRERHRLFPRALPVDGIGYIDSAGGSLDRVLFVPTSHANLVSVSQLTEDYSVRVVFDEDGFWIEKLETKESIGGGIHHDSIGHDCAYMLTCFNVGAESDWVLDSFAWLHHTSDRRLLYNLQQKAEVMPTAAVDDQLQILEHGSVRTERFKVPKVRYIAGHATRNVISVAQLAYDHGLVTVFEPTGCHVKDKQTGQIVGKGRLSDGTYVLDYLRIGQAQGQDVVDASLPPDLQGSQELQGRGPRPQLEWLGEAGRFGRPRSDRAKDPTIAVFQTLPHNQPRTMDFYMASGERHHMTWNGAILMAYHADMHINPPIQYVTGVLPWPRLTVDGIGYIDSKAGSLDRVLFVPSSSVNTVSVSQLTEDCSVRVVFDKDEFWMEKLETKERIGHGRCFGTKYVVARLEVGAASYWVLDSFAWQHHTPDRRLLYDLQEKADDQPQPGGDQLQILGSVRTKRFKVPKVRYIADHAARNAISVVQLADDHGLVTVFEPRFCYVKDKETGQIVGQGRLRNGTYVLDYLRIDQDKRGGAGGGGGDGEEEEKEKGGSEAGGGGGEKKEKDKEGGGGGGETGGGADGEGSGDDKGGGEKGKKEGGGGEKEEEEEEEEEEEKKEEEEENDEEEKLKEPSQTQCDMENDEEEKLKEPSRAQGDIEKDEDKQLTEPSLAQGDMFGLLRFDRAPDQAVSDPCHRYHFLGSDVYAHTALAASLNQVPSDDVFVDSGACFHITWNPSVLQRYPDHLNVVLPTQSISGVSGSNITVEYSGYINNAQTQLDGVLFVPGSTANLVSVGQLTWQYYVCLEFDREVITIRRKIDGVEIGRANRRGNHYLLQHFRPGRLYVEKPSPNFWGPQHQFSA, encoded by the exons ATGGAGCCGGAAGAATCATCTCAAGATGCCGTCTCACAACCGTTCGTGGAAGAATCATCTAAAGGGAAGGACAAGGCCGTCTCACAACCGTTCAAGGCGAAATCAGCTAAAGGAGAGGTCAAGGCGAAATCAGCTAAAGGAAAGGTCAGGGCCGCGGAGCGATCTACGAGAGGCAG TTTTGAAAGGCTGAAGCTGACGGGCCTGGCCGGGACGATGGGCTCTGATCCTTCCCGCATGTGGATGGGACTCGACAAGTGGGTTCTGGACACCCGCGAGGAGTACCACTGGTCCTCCGGCCCGCAGCTGTTGCTCGACCGCGTCAAACTAAGCAGTGGCTTGGAGAAAGGATCTGTACGGACCGAGCGGTTCAAGATCCCGGGAGTCCGGTGCCGTCAGGGCCGAGAAAGGAACGTGGTTTCTGTGCAGCAACTTGCTCGTGATCATGGTTTGGTTACGGTGTTTGAGCCGACAGGTTGCTACGTGAAGGATAAAGCTGAGACTATCGTTGGGCAGGGCCGCTCACGCAACGGCAAGTACGTGCTGAACTATCTGGACATCACCAAGGCACAGGAAAAG GGTATCCGAGATGTCAAGACCAGCCCTGATCAGGGATCACTAGCCGGCTCACAACCGGAGTGGGAGCGGCCTGATAAGAGATGCTGGTTTGGGCAGACACGACTTGACAGGCATTC CTCGATGTTGTCGCATGAACTGGGAGGCTTGTACTTCGGGATGAGATCTGATTTTTTGATGGACTCGGGCGCATGCCACCACGTGACATGCAAAGGAGATGTTCTAAAAGCCTACCATGCCGATCTACAAATCAGGCCACCCATACAGTCTGTCACGATTCGGGAACGACATAGATTATTCCCTCGCGCTCTTCCAGTTGATGGAATTGGGTACATAGACAGTGCTGGGGGATCGCTTGATCGCGTGCTATTTGTTCCTACCTCGCATGCAAATCTAGTTTCAGTTAGCCAGCTTACAGAGGATTACTCCGTGAGGGTGGTTTTCGACGAGGATGGGTTCTGGATCGAGAAGCTTGAAACCAAGGAGAGCATTGGGGGTGGCATTCATCACGATTCTATCGGCCACGACTGCGCCTACATGTTGACTTGTTTCAACGTAGGAGCAGAGAGCGACTGGGTTCTGGACAGCTTCGCATGGCTCCACCATACCTCCGATCGGCGGTTGCTGTACAACCTCCAGCAGAAAGCCGAGGTTATGCCGACGGCAGCAGTGGACGACCAGCTGCAGATTCTTGAGCATGGGTCGGTACGGACCGAGCGATTCAAGGTCCCAAAAGTCCGCTACATTGCGGGCCACGCAACAAGGAACGTCATCTCAGTGGCTCAGCTGGCTTATGACCATGGCCTGGTTACAGTCTTTGAGCCGACAGGTTGCCATGTGAAGGATAAGCAGACAGGCCAGATCGTCGGCAAGGGCCGCTTAAGCGACGGCACATACGTGCTGGATTATCTGCGAATTGGCCAGGCACAGGGACAG GACGTTGTCGATGCAAGCCTGCCCCCGGACTTACAAGGTTCTCAGGAATTACAAGGCCGCGGCCCACGACCGCAGCTGGAGTGGCTTGGTGAGGCAGGCAGGTTTGGGCGGCCACGATCCGACAG GGCTAAGGATCCAACCATAGCTGTTTTCCAGACGTTGCCACATAATCAACCACGCACAATGGATTTTTATATGGCCTCTGGTGAACGTCACCACATGACATGGAATGGAGCTATTCTAATGGCGTACCATGCCGATATGCATATCAACCCACCCATACAGTATGTCACCGGAGTTCTTCCCTGGCCTCGTCTCACAGTTGATGGAATTGGATACATAGACAGTAAAGCAGGATCGCTTGATCGCGTGCTATTTGTTCCTAGCTCGTCTGTAAATACAGTTTCCGTTAGCCAACTTACAGAGGATTGCTCTGTGAGGGTGGTTTTCGACAAGGATGAGTTTTGGATGGAGAAGCTTGAAACCAAGGAGAGGATCGGGCATGGCCGTTGCTTTGGCACAAAGTATGTGGTGGCTCGTTTGGAAGTAGGAGCGGCGAGCTACTGGGTTCTGGACAGCTTCGCATGGCAGCACCATACCCCTGATCGGAGGTTGCTGTACGACCTCCAGGAGAAAGCCGATGATCAGCCGCAGCCTGGTGGGGACCAGCTGCAGATCCTTGGATCTGTACGGACCAAGCGATTCAAGGTCCCAAAGGTCCGCTACATTGCGGACCATGCAGCAAGGAACGCCATCTCAGTGGTTCAGCTTGCTGATGATCATGGCTTGGTTACGGTCTTTGAGCCGAGATTTTGCTACGTGAAGGATAAGGAGACCGGGCAGATCGTTGGGCAGGGCCGCTTACGCAACGGCACGTACGTGTTGGACTATCTGCGAATCGACCAG GATAAAAGAGGAGGagccggaggcggaggaggagacggcgaagaagaagaaaaagaaaaaggtggtAGTGAagctggaggtggtggaggagagaaaaaagaaaaggacaaagaaggaggaggaggcggaggagaaaCAGGAGGAGGTGCAGACGGAGAAGGAAGTGGAGACGataaaggaggaggagaaaaaggcaaaaaggaaggaggaggaggagaaaaagaagaggaggaggaggaggaggaggaggaagagaaaaaggaggaggaggaggagaatgatgaagaagaaaagctCAAAGAACCATCTCAAACACAATGTGATATGGagaatgatgaagaagaaaagctCAAAGAACCATCTCGAGCACAAGGTGACATAGAGAAGGATGAAGACAAACAGCTCACAGAACCATCTCTAGCACAAGGTGATATGTTTGGGCTATTACGGTTCGACAG GGCTCCGGACCAGGCTGTGAGCGACCCTTGCCACCGCTATCATTTTCTCGGAAGCGATGTCTACGCTCACACAGCACTTGCGGCGTCACTAAACCAAGTACCCTCTGACGATGTTTTTGTGGACTCAGGTGCATGCTTCCACATCACATGGAACCCATCGGTTCTGCAACGCTACCCTGATCATCTAAATGTTGTTCTGCCTACACAGTCTATCAGTGGAGTCTCCGGGTCGAATATCACAGTTGAATATAGTGGGTACATAAACAATGCTCAAACCCAGCTCGACGGTGTGCTGTTTGTTCCTGGGTCAACTGCCAATCTGGTTTCCGTTGGGCAGCTCACGTGGCAGTACTATGTGTGCCTGGAATTTGACAGGGAAGTCATTACAATCAGAAGGAAAATTGACGGGGTGGAGATTGGGAGAGCAAATCGGAGAGGCAATCACTACCTGCTGCAGCATTTCAGACCAGGTCGTCTATATGTTGAAAAACCCAGCCCCAACTTCTGGGGTCCTCAGCATCAATTTTCCGCCTGA
- the LOC133901101 gene encoding uncharacterized protein LOC133901101 isoform X1 — MEPEESSQDAVSQPFVEESSKGKDKAVSQPFKAKSAKGEVKAKSAKGKVRAAERSTRGSFERLKLTGLAGTMGSDPSRMWMGLDKWVLDTREEYHWSSGPQLLLDRVKLSSGLEKGSVRTERFKIPGVRCRQGRERNVVSVQQLARDHGLVTVFEPTGCYVKDKAETIVGQGRSRNGKYVLNYLDITKAQEKGIRDVKTSPDQGSLAGSQPEWERPDKRCWFGQTRLDRHSSMLSHELGGLYFGMRSDFLMDSGACHHVTCKGDVLKAYHADLQIRPPIQSVTIRERHRLFPRALPVDGIGYIDSAGGSLDRVLFVPTSHANLVSVSQLTEDYSVRVVFDEDGFWIEKLETKESIGGGIHHDSIGHDCAYMLTCFNVGAESDWVLDSFAWLHHTSDRRLLYNLQQKAEVMPTAAVDDQLQILEHGSVRTERFKVPKVRYIAGHATRNVISVAQLAYDHGLVTVFEPTGCHVKDKQTGQIVGKGRLSDGTYVLDYLRIGQAQGQVQDVVDASLPPDLQGSQELQGRGPRPQLEWLGEAGRFGRPRSDRAKDPTIAVFQTLPHNQPRTMDFYMASGERHHMTWNGAILMAYHADMHINPPIQYVTGVLPWPRLTVDGIGYIDSKAGSLDRVLFVPSSSVNTVSVSQLTEDCSVRVVFDKDEFWMEKLETKERIGHGRCFGTKYVVARLEVGAASYWVLDSFAWQHHTPDRRLLYDLQEKADDQPQPGGDQLQILGSVRTKRFKVPKVRYIADHAARNAISVVQLADDHGLVTVFEPRFCYVKDKETGQIVGQGRLRNGTYVLDYLRIDQDKRGGAGGGGGDGEEEEKEKGGSEAGGGGGEKKEKDKEGGGGGGETGGGADGEGSGDDKGGGEKGKKEGGGGEKEEEEEEEEEEEKKEEEEENDEEEKLKEPSQTQCDMENDEEEKLKEPSRAQGDIEKDEDKQLTEPSLAQGDMFGLLRFDRAPDQAVSDPCHRYHFLGSDVYAHTALAASLNQVPSDDVFVDSGACFHITWNPSVLQRYPDHLNVVLPTQSISGVSGSNITVEYSGYINNAQTQLDGVLFVPGSTANLVSVGQLTWQYYVCLEFDREVITIRRKIDGVEIGRANRRGNHYLLQHFRPGRLYVEKPSPNFWGPQHQFSA; from the exons ATGGAGCCGGAAGAATCATCTCAAGATGCCGTCTCACAACCGTTCGTGGAAGAATCATCTAAAGGGAAGGACAAGGCCGTCTCACAACCGTTCAAGGCGAAATCAGCTAAAGGAGAGGTCAAGGCGAAATCAGCTAAAGGAAAGGTCAGGGCCGCGGAGCGATCTACGAGAGGCAG TTTTGAAAGGCTGAAGCTGACGGGCCTGGCCGGGACGATGGGCTCTGATCCTTCCCGCATGTGGATGGGACTCGACAAGTGGGTTCTGGACACCCGCGAGGAGTACCACTGGTCCTCCGGCCCGCAGCTGTTGCTCGACCGCGTCAAACTAAGCAGTGGCTTGGAGAAAGGATCTGTACGGACCGAGCGGTTCAAGATCCCGGGAGTCCGGTGCCGTCAGGGCCGAGAAAGGAACGTGGTTTCTGTGCAGCAACTTGCTCGTGATCATGGTTTGGTTACGGTGTTTGAGCCGACAGGTTGCTACGTGAAGGATAAAGCTGAGACTATCGTTGGGCAGGGCCGCTCACGCAACGGCAAGTACGTGCTGAACTATCTGGACATCACCAAGGCACAGGAAAAG GGTATCCGAGATGTCAAGACCAGCCCTGATCAGGGATCACTAGCCGGCTCACAACCGGAGTGGGAGCGGCCTGATAAGAGATGCTGGTTTGGGCAGACACGACTTGACAGGCATTC CTCGATGTTGTCGCATGAACTGGGAGGCTTGTACTTCGGGATGAGATCTGATTTTTTGATGGACTCGGGCGCATGCCACCACGTGACATGCAAAGGAGATGTTCTAAAAGCCTACCATGCCGATCTACAAATCAGGCCACCCATACAGTCTGTCACGATTCGGGAACGACATAGATTATTCCCTCGCGCTCTTCCAGTTGATGGAATTGGGTACATAGACAGTGCTGGGGGATCGCTTGATCGCGTGCTATTTGTTCCTACCTCGCATGCAAATCTAGTTTCAGTTAGCCAGCTTACAGAGGATTACTCCGTGAGGGTGGTTTTCGACGAGGATGGGTTCTGGATCGAGAAGCTTGAAACCAAGGAGAGCATTGGGGGTGGCATTCATCACGATTCTATCGGCCACGACTGCGCCTACATGTTGACTTGTTTCAACGTAGGAGCAGAGAGCGACTGGGTTCTGGACAGCTTCGCATGGCTCCACCATACCTCCGATCGGCGGTTGCTGTACAACCTCCAGCAGAAAGCCGAGGTTATGCCGACGGCAGCAGTGGACGACCAGCTGCAGATTCTTGAGCATGGGTCGGTACGGACCGAGCGATTCAAGGTCCCAAAAGTCCGCTACATTGCGGGCCACGCAACAAGGAACGTCATCTCAGTGGCTCAGCTGGCTTATGACCATGGCCTGGTTACAGTCTTTGAGCCGACAGGTTGCCATGTGAAGGATAAGCAGACAGGCCAGATCGTCGGCAAGGGCCGCTTAAGCGACGGCACATACGTGCTGGATTATCTGCGAATTGGCCAGGCACAGGGACAGGTACAG GACGTTGTCGATGCAAGCCTGCCCCCGGACTTACAAGGTTCTCAGGAATTACAAGGCCGCGGCCCACGACCGCAGCTGGAGTGGCTTGGTGAGGCAGGCAGGTTTGGGCGGCCACGATCCGACAG GGCTAAGGATCCAACCATAGCTGTTTTCCAGACGTTGCCACATAATCAACCACGCACAATGGATTTTTATATGGCCTCTGGTGAACGTCACCACATGACATGGAATGGAGCTATTCTAATGGCGTACCATGCCGATATGCATATCAACCCACCCATACAGTATGTCACCGGAGTTCTTCCCTGGCCTCGTCTCACAGTTGATGGAATTGGATACATAGACAGTAAAGCAGGATCGCTTGATCGCGTGCTATTTGTTCCTAGCTCGTCTGTAAATACAGTTTCCGTTAGCCAACTTACAGAGGATTGCTCTGTGAGGGTGGTTTTCGACAAGGATGAGTTTTGGATGGAGAAGCTTGAAACCAAGGAGAGGATCGGGCATGGCCGTTGCTTTGGCACAAAGTATGTGGTGGCTCGTTTGGAAGTAGGAGCGGCGAGCTACTGGGTTCTGGACAGCTTCGCATGGCAGCACCATACCCCTGATCGGAGGTTGCTGTACGACCTCCAGGAGAAAGCCGATGATCAGCCGCAGCCTGGTGGGGACCAGCTGCAGATCCTTGGATCTGTACGGACCAAGCGATTCAAGGTCCCAAAGGTCCGCTACATTGCGGACCATGCAGCAAGGAACGCCATCTCAGTGGTTCAGCTTGCTGATGATCATGGCTTGGTTACGGTCTTTGAGCCGAGATTTTGCTACGTGAAGGATAAGGAGACCGGGCAGATCGTTGGGCAGGGCCGCTTACGCAACGGCACGTACGTGTTGGACTATCTGCGAATCGACCAG GATAAAAGAGGAGGagccggaggcggaggaggagacggcgaagaagaagaaaaagaaaaaggtggtAGTGAagctggaggtggtggaggagagaaaaaagaaaaggacaaagaaggaggaggaggcggaggagaaaCAGGAGGAGGTGCAGACGGAGAAGGAAGTGGAGACGataaaggaggaggagaaaaaggcaaaaaggaaggaggaggaggagaaaaagaagaggaggaggaggaggaggaggaggaagagaaaaaggaggaggaggaggagaatgatgaagaagaaaagctCAAAGAACCATCTCAAACACAATGTGATATGGagaatgatgaagaagaaaagctCAAAGAACCATCTCGAGCACAAGGTGACATAGAGAAGGATGAAGACAAACAGCTCACAGAACCATCTCTAGCACAAGGTGATATGTTTGGGCTATTACGGTTCGACAG GGCTCCGGACCAGGCTGTGAGCGACCCTTGCCACCGCTATCATTTTCTCGGAAGCGATGTCTACGCTCACACAGCACTTGCGGCGTCACTAAACCAAGTACCCTCTGACGATGTTTTTGTGGACTCAGGTGCATGCTTCCACATCACATGGAACCCATCGGTTCTGCAACGCTACCCTGATCATCTAAATGTTGTTCTGCCTACACAGTCTATCAGTGGAGTCTCCGGGTCGAATATCACAGTTGAATATAGTGGGTACATAAACAATGCTCAAACCCAGCTCGACGGTGTGCTGTTTGTTCCTGGGTCAACTGCCAATCTGGTTTCCGTTGGGCAGCTCACGTGGCAGTACTATGTGTGCCTGGAATTTGACAGGGAAGTCATTACAATCAGAAGGAAAATTGACGGGGTGGAGATTGGGAGAGCAAATCGGAGAGGCAATCACTACCTGCTGCAGCATTTCAGACCAGGTCGTCTATATGTTGAAAAACCCAGCCCCAACTTCTGGGGTCCTCAGCATCAATTTTCCGCCTGA